In Finegoldia magna ATCC 53516, a genomic segment contains:
- a CDS encoding DUF169 domain-containing protein has protein sequence MSKAKIEYYSKKINSAILAEAILPNLKRKIVAVKFLKNKNDYDRYKAVELRKPINYCQMIKAASSGNIVKATEKDFLCKSGALALGLLDVDEKNSNGENWARLGLHESSKISSEVRKNSGFLAEKNYAVLIGSASSFPDNPDVYIIILEPYSAMRVVQGYTYHYGRNNNISLVGNMAICQESTANQMLNKDINISMLCVGTRHKAGWKDNEMSIGIHRDKFNKTIDGIFQTINIMEDDKNKKLIVDNLKKIGIEYPIKYSYNYYMDV, from the coding sequence ATGTCAAAAGCAAAAATTGAATATTATAGTAAAAAAATAAATTCAGCTATACTAGCAGAGGCAATTCTACCAAATCTAAAGAGAAAGATAGTAGCTGTTAAATTTCTAAAAAATAAGAATGATTATGATCGATACAAAGCAGTAGAATTGAGAAAGCCAATTAACTATTGTCAAATGATAAAAGCTGCAAGTTCTGGTAATATAGTAAAAGCTACAGAGAAAGATTTTTTATGTAAAAGTGGTGCACTAGCTTTGGGATTGTTGGATGTAGATGAAAAGAATTCAAATGGAGAAAATTGGGCTAGACTAGGATTACATGAGAGTAGTAAAATTAGTTCAGAGGTAAGAAAAAATTCAGGGTTTTTGGCTGAAAAAAATTATGCAGTATTGATAGGTTCTGCATCAAGTTTTCCAGATAATCCAGATGTATATATTATTATTTTAGAACCTTATAGCGCAATGCGTGTAGTTCAGGGATATACTTATCATTATGGAAGAAATAACAATATTAGTCTTGTAGGGAACATGGCAATTTGTCAAGAATCTACCGCTAATCAAATGCTTAACAAAGATATAAATATTTCTATGCTGTGCGTAGGTACTAGACACAAGGCTGGTTGGAAAGATAATGAAATGTCGATAGGTATTCATCGTGATAAGTTTAACAAAACCATAGATGGAATATTCCAGACAATAAATATAATGGAAGATGACAAAAACAAGAAATTGATAGTTGATAATTTAAAAAAAATAGGTATAGAATATCCGATAAAATATTCATACAACTATTATATGGATGTATAA
- a CDS encoding TVP38/TMEM64 family protein, with amino-acid sequence MKLENKHIKKIVVILIVVLAFVFIKPLREGVTNMSKAFKDLESVKAYIRSFGKTAVIISFLMMILQSIAAPIPAFFITFSNAAIWGWVRGSILSWTSAMAGAALCFGIARFLGRDIAEKFATKGALKEVEGFFDRYGKNAILVARLLPFVPFDPISYAAGLTPMGFWEFFIATGIGQLPATLIYSYAASKSTNPSTWVKGLIILFGVFALGMLMKRIYNDKQAKKNI; translated from the coding sequence TTGAAATTAGAAAATAAACATATTAAAAAAATTGTCGTAATTCTCATTGTGGTTCTTGCGTTTGTATTCATAAAACCACTCAGAGAAGGCGTAACGAACATGTCAAAAGCTTTTAAAGATCTTGAAAGTGTAAAAGCATACATCAGATCGTTCGGAAAGACTGCGGTTATAATTTCATTCTTGATGATGATTCTTCAATCAATTGCAGCGCCAATTCCAGCTTTCTTCATTACATTTTCTAATGCAGCTATTTGGGGATGGGTTAGAGGAAGTATATTGTCATGGACATCTGCAATGGCAGGAGCAGCGCTTTGTTTTGGAATTGCGAGATTTTTGGGAAGAGATATCGCAGAAAAATTTGCAACAAAAGGAGCTTTGAAGGAAGTAGAAGGATTCTTCGACAGATATGGGAAGAACGCAATTTTGGTCGCAAGACTTTTGCCATTCGTACCATTCGATCCGATAAGCTATGCGGCAGGATTGACTCCAATGGGATTTTGGGAATTTTTCATCGCGACAGGAATAGGACAACTTCCTGCTACTTTGATTTATTCTTACGCAGCAAGTAAATCGACAAATCCATCTACTTGGGTAAAAGGACTTATAATTTTATTCGGAGTGTTTGCGCTTGGAATGTTGATGAAGAGAATTTATAACGATAAACAAGCAAAGAAAAATATATAA
- a CDS encoding SDR family oxidoreductase, whose translation MTRNRIWISGADGKIGKVLQKYLDPLEDEVLATDKYIVDIVNSDETSIFARRNRPNVIINCSALTDPVACQENPDEAFRVNALGARNMAVAANTVDAKIIHMSADDVFSGQSRSAYREYDTPHPTTMYGKSKLMGENFVREFSVKHFILRTSWLFSPVNHRVEDIIKEAQQTGKVLVPKAQYSSPTSAYQLAEFIAKLMDTYDYGIYHASCEGVASRKDFAEEILRIKGIDAEVIEDENLRIEGHRPDFTALENFLLNTSQIYKFTDWQTSLEKYIEKNNL comes from the coding sequence ATGACTAGAAATAGAATTTGGATAAGTGGAGCAGATGGAAAGATTGGAAAAGTATTACAGAAATATTTGGATCCATTGGAAGATGAAGTCTTAGCAACGGATAAATACATCGTAGACATTGTAAATTCCGATGAAACTTCCATATTTGCCAGAAGAAATAGACCGAATGTAATCATAAATTGTTCTGCACTTACAGACCCTGTCGCTTGTCAAGAAAATCCAGATGAAGCTTTCAGAGTAAATGCTTTGGGAGCTAGAAACATGGCGGTTGCAGCGAACACTGTGGATGCGAAAATAATTCACATGTCTGCTGATGATGTGTTCAGTGGACAATCCAGAAGTGCCTACAGAGAATACGACACTCCACACCCAACGACAATGTATGGAAAAAGCAAATTGATGGGAGAAAATTTCGTAAGAGAATTCAGCGTAAAACATTTTATTTTGAGAACAAGTTGGTTATTCTCTCCAGTAAATCACAGGGTAGAAGATATTATTAAAGAAGCACAACAAACAGGAAAAGTTTTGGTTCCTAAGGCTCAATATTCTTCTCCGACAAGCGCATATCAATTAGCGGAATTTATCGCGAAATTGATGGATACTTACGATTACGGGATTTATCACGCATCATGTGAGGGAGTTGCTAGTAGAAAAGATTTTGCAGAAGAAATTTTGAGGATAAAAGGAATTGATGCAGAAGTTATCGAAGATGAAAACTTGAGAATTGAAGGTCACAGGCCAGATTTTACAGCTTTGGAAAACTTCTTACTGAACACTTCTCAAATTTACAAATTCACAGATTGGCAAACTTCGCTTGAAAAATATATCGAAAAAAATAATTTGTAA
- a CDS encoding methionine ABC transporter ATP-binding protein encodes MIEIKNLKKSYDGEKNVINDLSLVIEDEITFGLIGNSGAGKTTLLNCLTGLETYDEGSILIDGIDITGLEQEKSREFRGKVGVVFQDFCLLNRKNVFENIALPMRCWNYSEEDIKKRVELMAKLVGIEDKLLFRPKELSGGQKQRVAIARALVLQPKYLLCDEATSSLDPKTTNSILKLLKKIQQEMKVTIIIVTHEMDVLEKACNKIGLLKDGKIIKTGYTRDLLLSGDKDINTFIYDKTKTNENETEIIIKVPYSNNELLLINDKLSGFDVPFKLENIKKIELDNENIILIKIIVSNERIKEAVTALNNEKLNYEIEGY; translated from the coding sequence ATGATAGAGATTAAAAACTTAAAAAAAAGCTATGATGGAGAAAAAAATGTTATTAATGACTTATCTTTAGTCATAGAAGATGAAATAACATTCGGATTGATAGGAAATAGTGGTGCAGGAAAGACAACATTATTAAATTGTTTGACAGGGTTAGAAACATATGATGAAGGTTCAATATTAATTGATGGTATAGACATTACAGGTCTTGAACAAGAAAAATCGAGAGAATTTAGGGGGAAAGTTGGTGTCGTTTTTCAAGATTTTTGCCTATTAAATAGGAAAAATGTGTTTGAAAATATAGCCTTACCAATGAGGTGTTGGAATTATTCAGAAGAAGATATAAAAAAAAGAGTTGAATTAATGGCGAAACTTGTTGGAATTGAAGATAAATTATTATTTCGACCAAAGGAATTAAGTGGAGGTCAAAAACAAAGGGTAGCCATAGCAAGAGCTTTAGTATTACAACCAAAATATTTATTATGTGATGAAGCAACGTCATCCCTAGATCCAAAAACAACCAACTCTATTTTAAAGCTGTTAAAAAAGATACAACAAGAAATGAAAGTAACTATTATCATCGTTACTCATGAAATGGATGTATTGGAAAAAGCTTGTAATAAGATAGGGCTATTAAAAGATGGAAAAATTATTAAAACAGGATATACAAGGGATCTATTGTTAAGTGGAGATAAAGATATTAACACATTCATATATGATAAAACTAAAACCAATGAAAATGAAACAGAAATAATTATAAAAGTTCCATATTCAAATAATGAATTACTGTTAATAAATGATAAATTATCTGGTTTTGATGTTCCTTTTAAACTTGAGAATATAAAAAAGATCGAATTAGATAACGAGAATATTATTTTAATAAAAATTATCGTATCAAATGAAAGAATAAAGGAAGCAGTAACTGCTTTAAATAATGAAAAACTTAATTATGAAATAGAGGGATATTAA
- a CDS encoding methionine ABC transporter permease, translating into MIYTLSFLGDTDLIRYMPKVIIPAIIETLTMVIVSAIFSIIFGIIFGIILFITDINGLKPNKIINAILGKITDILRAFPIMILIVALTPITRAILGSKIGIVPAIFTITIGCIPFATRMAENAFSTVDNGVIKASKVFGATDFQIITKVILVEALPSLIQNYTIMIINLLNMSAIAGAVGAGGLGAVALTYGYQRFDYAIMYFIVILLILLVMVIQKIGNIMYNKVK; encoded by the coding sequence ATGATTTATACTTTAAGTTTTTTGGGAGATACAGACTTAATAAGATATATGCCGAAAGTTATTATACCAGCAATTATTGAAACTCTAACTATGGTTATTGTTTCAGCGATTTTTTCGATAATTTTTGGAATAATTTTTGGTATTATTTTGTTTATTACGGATATCAATGGATTGAAACCAAATAAAATTATAAATGCAATTCTAGGTAAAATAACTGATATATTAAGAGCTTTTCCTATTATGATATTAATAGTTGCCCTTACGCCGATTACAAGAGCAATTTTAGGTAGTAAAATTGGCATTGTACCGGCAATTTTTACAATAACCATTGGATGTATACCTTTTGCAACTAGGATGGCAGAAAATGCATTTAGCACAGTAGATAATGGAGTAATTAAAGCTTCAAAAGTTTTCGGAGCAACTGATTTTCAAATTATAACAAAAGTGATATTAGTCGAAGCGCTTCCGAGTTTAATACAAAATTACACAATAATGATAATTAATTTATTAAACATGTCAGCTATTGCGGGAGCCGTAGGAGCTGGAGGATTAGGGGCTGTAGCTCTAACTTATGGCTATCAAAGATTTGATTATGCAATTATGTATTTTATAGTTATATTACTTATTTTATTAGTTATGGTTATTCAAAAAATAGGAAATATAATGTATAATAAGGTAAAATAG
- a CDS encoding MetQ/NlpA family ABC transporter substrate-binding protein: MKNKFLKVVLLATLMILLVACGKKTQNNSGEMNKEKVVIGGTALSQVYYEPLAEKYKEMGYKTEFKMFDSNQIPLEALQNGDIDISIAQHKKYVMSFNKNNNADLDLVKPYGMYTGIGLYSEKYSKIEDIPENGSIAIMNDAMNENIALRILEKSGLIKIDQNAKLATVADIVENKKNLKIKEIEQAQLVSSLSDVDAACIFFTHMSNAKKDPSKYLARDDEMINYPMGPFVKKENVNAKWAVDFAKCYRDKDVQEKIKQLFPGVFEFYTDDSQVSE; the protein is encoded by the coding sequence ATGAAAAATAAATTTTTAAAAGTTGTATTATTAGCTACATTAATGATTTTGCTTGTAGCTTGTGGAAAAAAAACACAAAATAATTCAGGAGAAATGAATAAAGAAAAAGTTGTAATAGGAGGTACTGCATTATCTCAAGTATATTATGAACCATTAGCCGAAAAATACAAGGAAATGGGATATAAAACAGAATTCAAGATGTTTGATTCTAATCAAATACCATTAGAAGCATTACAAAACGGAGATATAGATATTTCTATAGCTCAACATAAAAAATATGTTATGAGTTTTAATAAAAATAATAATGCTGATTTGGATTTAGTAAAGCCATATGGTATGTATACAGGAATTGGACTATATTCAGAAAAATATAGTAAAATTGAAGATATTCCAGAAAATGGAAGCATTGCTATTATGAATGATGCGATGAATGAAAATATTGCTTTGAGAATATTAGAAAAATCTGGTTTGATTAAAATTGATCAAAATGCAAAGCTTGCAACTGTAGCGGATATAGTAGAAAATAAAAAGAATTTAAAAATAAAAGAAATTGAACAAGCTCAATTAGTTTCTAGTTTATCGGATGTTGATGCAGCGTGTATTTTCTTTACACATATGTCTAATGCCAAAAAAGACCCATCAAAGTATCTTGCTCGTGATGATGAAATGATAAATTATCCTATGGGACCTTTTGTAAAGAAAGAGAATGTCAATGCAAAATGGGCAGTGGACTTTGCAAAATGTTATAGAGATAAAGATGTACAAGAAAAAATAAAGCAATTATTCCCAGGAGTATTTGAATTTTATACTGATGATAGTCAAGTTAGTGAATAA
- a CDS encoding D-alanine--D-alanine ligase family protein → MQKNIYVLYGGPSTEHEVSITSARTLINNLSKEKYNVSAIFVRRDKKFIMKENITEEIKTDDELVLDTELSVIESVSDCISKINPENTVIFPAIHGSYGEDGTIQGFIKVLDLPFVGCNVLGSALCMDKGYTNDIFELNKIPQAKYVVLCKNDEYNLKEIFDKTSKAVYVKPCNAGSSVGVMRAETEEELEQAIQNAFLYDRRILVEEEIIGPELQIAVMGNDNPVASRPGVYQIHDVEFFDYDAKYNDAKTEMLTPFPMDEQLELKARRLAEKVYKIMSLSGFSRVDMFVRDNELWVNEINTVPGLTPHSMFPVLWKCTNDMSVSEVFDNLIDLAIEEYEKNKAYKLER, encoded by the coding sequence ATGCAAAAAAATATATATGTATTATATGGCGGTCCTAGTACTGAACATGAAGTAAGTATCACAAGTGCTAGAACATTAATAAATAATTTATCAAAAGAAAAATATAACGTAAGTGCGATTTTCGTTCGCCGCGATAAAAAATTCATTATGAAAGAAAACATAACTGAAGAAATAAAAACCGACGACGAATTGGTGCTTGACACTGAGCTTTCTGTAATAGAATCTGTCAGCGATTGTATCAGTAAAATCAATCCTGAAAACACTGTAATATTTCCTGCAATTCATGGAAGTTACGGCGAAGATGGAACAATCCAAGGTTTCATAAAAGTTTTGGATTTGCCATTTGTAGGATGTAATGTGTTGGGTTCTGCACTTTGCATGGACAAAGGATACACTAACGATATTTTCGAATTGAACAAAATTCCTCAAGCAAAATACGTCGTGCTTTGCAAAAACGATGAATACAATTTGAAGGAAATTTTCGACAAAACATCCAAGGCAGTTTATGTAAAACCATGTAACGCTGGCTCATCTGTTGGTGTTATGAGAGCAGAAACAGAAGAAGAATTGGAACAAGCAATCCAAAACGCATTTCTATACGACAGAAGAATTTTGGTCGAAGAAGAAATCATTGGACCAGAACTTCAAATCGCAGTTATGGGCAATGACAATCCTGTTGCATCACGTCCGGGTGTATACCAAATACACGATGTAGAGTTTTTCGATTACGATGCAAAATACAACGACGCAAAGACAGAAATGCTTACACCATTTCCAATGGATGAACAATTGGAATTAAAAGCAAGACGTTTGGCTGAAAAAGTGTATAAGATAATGAGTTTGTCAGGATTTTCAAGAGTTGATATGTTTGTTAGAGATAACGAACTTTGGGTAAATGAAATCAACACAGTTCCTGGTCTTACACCACATTCAATGTTTCCAGTTTTATGGAAATGCACTAACGATATGAGTGTTTCAGAAGTATTCGACAACTTAATTGATTTGGCAATTGAAGAATACGAAAAAAATAAAGCATATAAGTTAGAGAGGTAA
- a CDS encoding exodeoxyribonuclease III — protein MKLISWNVNGYRAVWKKGFKEAFDSLNADIFCLQEIKMKENQMTDEMEIEGYHRYSYSANKAGYSGTLVYTKTEPIGVSFGIGIDEHDTEGRVITCEYEDFFLVNVYTPNSKQKLERLDYRMVWEDEFHNYLNILRDRKPVIVCGDLNVAHNEIDLKNPQSNRRSAGFTDEERNKMSLLLNDGYIDTFRYFYPDKTDEYSYWSYFAKARERNAGWRIDYFIVSDDLKDNLVDAKIHQSIMGSDHCPVELEINF, from the coding sequence ATGAAATTAATATCATGGAATGTTAACGGATACAGAGCCGTGTGGAAAAAAGGATTTAAGGAAGCATTTGATAGTTTGAATGCGGATATTTTTTGTTTGCAAGAAATCAAAATGAAAGAAAATCAAATGACTGACGAAATGGAAATAGAAGGCTATCACAGATATTCTTATTCAGCTAATAAGGCTGGATATTCTGGAACTTTGGTCTACACAAAAACTGAGCCAATAGGTGTAAGTTTTGGAATTGGAATTGATGAACACGACACTGAAGGACGTGTGATTACTTGCGAATACGAAGATTTTTTCTTGGTGAATGTATACACTCCGAACTCCAAACAAAAATTAGAACGCTTGGACTATAGAATGGTGTGGGAAGATGAATTCCACAATTATTTGAATATTTTAAGAGATAGAAAACCTGTAATTGTGTGTGGGGATTTGAATGTCGCTCACAACGAAATTGATTTGAAAAATCCACAATCAAACAGACGTTCAGCAGGATTTACCGATGAAGAAAGAAACAAAATGTCACTTTTGTTAAACGATGGATACATCGACACGTTCAGATATTTTTATCCGGACAAAACAGATGAGTATTCTTATTGGTCTTATTTCGCAAAGGCGAGAGAAAGAAATGCTGGATGGAGAATTGATTATTTCATAGTAAGTGACGATTTGAAGGACAATCTTGTGGATGCGAAAATTCACCAAAGCATAATGGGATCAGACCATTGTCCAGTTGAATTGGAAATAAATTTTTAA
- a CDS encoding UDP-N-acetylmuramoyl-tripeptide--D-alanyl-D-alanine ligase, with product MLTRNLKTITELTNTIINEKYHDIMVKGISTDTRTIEKDNMFIALRGDNFDGQNYIEMAFEKGASCCVVNRDYRNINDYPVIEVDNTKEFMMDLARGYISSLDCKVIAITGSNGKTTTKDIMSSLLKEKYKVVKTQKNYNNEIGLSKTIFDIDDDTEVAVLEMGTENFGEISQLTNIAHPDIAMITNIGDSHLLNLKTKENIARAKFEILEGLKEDGIFILNNDDPVLREVKQEYKLPEKTISFGIKPDSDYRMEMIKADETGSTFSINDHVFNIELLGHHQMYNATMSIIVAELMGLDYSDVAKGLKKIELTGMRNELILLDKFHILNDSYKSNPQSLTSCLETAYGLHGYSRKIAVLGDMLELGDNEITLHKNIGKSINPEKIDYVLATGPLAENIIKGARTNFAEDKVFYFETKEELLEKLQELIVDNTLILVKASHAMQFDKLVEQIKEL from the coding sequence ATGTTAACAAGAAATTTAAAAACAATAACAGAACTAACTAACACGATAATAAACGAAAAATACCACGATATAATGGTAAAAGGTATCTCCACAGATACAAGAACAATCGAAAAAGACAACATGTTCATCGCTCTTAGAGGAGATAATTTCGATGGACAAAATTACATAGAGATGGCTTTCGAAAAGGGCGCATCTTGCTGTGTAGTTAACAGAGATTACAGAAATATCAACGATTATCCTGTAATCGAAGTAGACAATACTAAAGAATTTATGATGGATTTGGCTAGAGGTTACATCAGCAGTTTGGATTGCAAAGTAATCGCCATCACTGGTTCCAACGGAAAAACAACTACAAAAGATATCATGAGTTCTTTATTAAAAGAAAAATACAAAGTCGTTAAAACACAAAAAAATTACAACAATGAAATTGGATTATCCAAAACTATATTTGACATAGACGATGACACTGAAGTTGCTGTTCTTGAAATGGGAACTGAAAACTTTGGAGAAATCAGTCAATTGACAAACATCGCTCATCCTGACATTGCAATGATTACAAACATCGGCGACAGTCACCTATTGAATTTGAAAACAAAAGAAAATATTGCCAGAGCGAAATTCGAAATCCTTGAAGGATTAAAAGAAGACGGAATATTTATTTTAAATAACGACGATCCAGTACTCAGAGAAGTAAAACAAGAATACAAATTACCAGAAAAAACTATAAGTTTTGGAATAAAACCTGACAGCGATTATAGAATGGAAATGATCAAAGCTGATGAAACAGGATCGACTTTTTCAATCAACGATCACGTATTCAACATAGAATTGTTGGGACACCATCAAATGTACAACGCTACAATGTCAATAATCGTAGCAGAACTTATGGGATTAGATTATTCAGATGTAGCAAAAGGACTGAAAAAAATCGAATTAACTGGAATGAGAAACGAACTTATTCTACTAGATAAATTCCATATTTTAAACGACAGCTACAAATCAAACCCACAATCACTTACAAGTTGCTTAGAAACAGCTTACGGATTGCACGGATACTCCAGAAAAATCGCCGTATTAGGTGATATGCTAGAACTTGGAGATAACGAAATAACTCTTCACAAAAATATCGGAAAATCAATCAATCCAGAAAAAATCGACTACGTATTGGCAACTGGTCCATTAGCAGAAAACATAATCAAAGGAGCGCGCACAAACTTCGCAGAAGACAAAGTATTCTACTTTGAAACAAAAGAAGAATTGCTAGAAAAATTACAAGAATTAATAGTGGACAACACATTGATTTTAGTAAAAGCATCTCATGCAATGCAATTCGACAAATTAGTCGAACAAATAAAAGAATTATAA
- a CDS encoding dicarboxylate/amino acid:cation symporter: MKQKKKMGLTTQIFIGLFLGLLVGIVFNLFVPSSYIKDTILVNGVFDVLGQGFIRLMQMLVVPLVFFSLVTGAMSMGDTKKLGKIGVKTLVFYLFTTALAITLALLLASFIKPGVGIDLSKVSQAAQTDPAKAVSIKETVLNLIPTNPIQAMAEGNMLQIIFFALLVGIILANLGEKAHNVANICEEFNDIMMDMTMIVMKFAPIGVFALITKTFATLGLSAILSMLKYMLTVILGLGLQLFLVYMVLLTIFAKVNPFKFLKKFFPVLGFAFSTSSSNATVPMNINKLEELGVSRKISSFTIPLGATINMDGTAIMQGVAVVFAANAYGMQLTPQNFLTVIAASTLASVGTAGIPSVGLITLSMVFNSIGLPISAIAMIMGIDRILDMIRTAINITGDAVCTVIVANGAGEEYFDRKKFNS, from the coding sequence ATGAAACAAAAGAAAAAAATGGGACTGACAACTCAAATATTCATTGGATTATTCCTGGGATTGTTGGTCGGAATAGTTTTTAATCTATTTGTTCCTTCATCATATATAAAAGATACCATTTTAGTTAATGGAGTATTCGATGTATTGGGGCAAGGATTTATTAGATTAATGCAAATGCTTGTTGTTCCATTGGTGTTCTTCTCACTTGTAACTGGCGCGATGAGCATGGGAGATACGAAAAAATTAGGAAAAATTGGAGTCAAAACACTTGTGTTTTATTTGTTTACAACTGCTTTGGCGATAACTTTGGCGCTTTTGTTGGCATCATTTATCAAGCCTGGAGTTGGGATTGATCTTAGCAAGGTAAGTCAAGCTGCACAAACAGATCCAGCGAAGGCAGTTTCAATCAAGGAAACTGTGTTGAATTTAATTCCTACAAATCCAATTCAAGCCATGGCTGAAGGAAATATGTTGCAAATAATTTTCTTCGCGTTGTTAGTTGGAATTATTTTGGCGAATTTGGGAGAAAAAGCACACAACGTTGCAAATATTTGCGAAGAGTTCAACGACATTATGATGGATATGACTATGATTGTTATGAAGTTTGCTCCAATTGGTGTATTTGCACTTATCACTAAGACTTTTGCAACATTGGGATTATCTGCAATATTGTCAATGTTAAAATACATGCTTACAGTAATTCTGGGATTGGGTTTGCAACTTTTCTTAGTTTACATGGTTTTATTGACGATTTTTGCAAAAGTAAATCCATTCAAATTCTTGAAGAAATTCTTCCCAGTGTTGGGATTTGCATTCTCCACATCATCTTCAAATGCAACAGTGCCAATGAATATAAACAAATTGGAAGAACTTGGAGTTAGTAGAAAAATTTCTTCGTTCACAATTCCACTTGGAGCGACAATCAACATGGACGGAACTGCAATCATGCAAGGAGTTGCAGTGGTGTTTGCAGCGAATGCATACGGAATGCAATTGACTCCACAAAATTTCTTGACAGTAATCGCAGCATCGACACTTGCATCAGTCGGCACTGCGGGAATTCCATCTGTAGGATTGATTACACTTTCGATGGTGTTTAATTCAATCGGGCTTCCGATTTCTGCGATTGCAATGATAATGGGGATAGACAGAATTTTGGATATGATTAGAACTGCGATAAATATCACAGGAGATGCTGTATGCACAGTTATCGTCGCAAATGGAGCTGGTGAAGAATATTTTGATAGAAAAAAATTTAATTCGTAA